Genomic window (Streptomyces yatensis):
CCCATGGCGAACTCGTCCATGTTGGTCTTGCCGAGGATGATCACGTCCGCGTCCCGCAGCCGCTGGGTCACCGTCGCGTCGTACGGCGGGAGCCACCCTTCGAGGATCTTGGAACCGACCGTGGTCGGGATCCCCTTGGTGGTGAAGATGTCCTTGAGCGCGAGCGGAACACCGGCCAGCGGGCCCAGCTCCTCACCGCGCTCCCGCTTCTCGTCGACGGCGCGCGCCTGGGCGAGCGCCCCCTCACGGTCCACGTGCAGGAAGGCGTGCACCTTCTCGTCGACGGCCTCGATACGGGCCAGATGTGCCTCGGTCACCTCGACGGCGGTGACCTCGCCGGAGGCGATCTGGGCGGCGATCTCGGCCGCGGTGAGCCTGGTCAGGTCGGTCACGGTGGTCACTCCTCCCCCAGGATCTGCGGCACCTTGAAACGCTGCTGCTCCTGGGCCGGGGCGCAGGCCAGGGCCTGCTGCGGGGTCAGGGACGGACGGACCTCGTCCGCGCGCATGACGTTGGTCAGCGGCAGCGGGTGGGAGGTCGGCGGTACGTCTTGGTCGGCGACCTCGGAGACGCGGGCGACCGCGCCGATGATGTCGTCCAGCTGTCCGGCGAAGTGGTCGAGCTCTTCGGCCTTCAGCTCCAGACGCGCCAGCCGGGCGAGGTGGGCGACCTCCTCGCGCGTGATGCCAGGCATGCAGCGATCCTCAAAGTGAGTGTGGAGTGTTTCGGCCCCAATCCTATGGCTCTCCACACACGGCGCGCGAAAGGCTTTGGTGCACCCGCGTCACGGGCGCTCCCTCAGCGGGGAGGAACGGGTGGGCACAGCGCATCCACCGGCCCGCGGCCGACGACGAAACGCCCAGGCGGCGCCCCCAGGGCGGCACCCTCACGTCACGGGCTGGTCCGCGTCTTCCTCCGCGGGAGCCTGCGCCTGGTCCGACGGCTCCGCCGTCTCGCGGTGCCAGCCGCCCTCGCCCCGCGCCCGCAGCCAGGCCGTCGTCTCGTCCGGCGGCATCGCGGCGGCCACCAGCCAGCCCTGCACCGCGTCGCAGCCCAGGTCCCGCAGCCGCTCCCAGGTCTCGTCGTCCTCGACGCCCTCGGCCACCACGAGCAGGCCCAGCGAGTGGGCGAGGTCGACGGTACAGCGGACGATCTCGGCGTCCTCGTTGTCCACGGCCAGCCGGGCCACGAAGGAACGGTCGATCTTGAGCTCGCTCACCGGCAGCCGCCGCAGATGGACCAGCGAGGAGTAGCCCGTCCCGAAGTCGTCGAGCGACATCTTCACGCCGTGGCCGGTGAGCCCGGCCAGCGTGTCGGCGGCCCGCTGCGGGTCCTCCAGCAGGACGTGCTCGGTTATCTCCAGCTGCAGGGCGCCGGCCGGGACGCCGTGCCGGGCCAGCCGCCCGGCGACCGCGCCCGCGAAGCCGGGGGTGTGGACATCGCGCGGCGAGACGTTGACCGCGACCGGCACCTCGAGGCCGTCGGCGCGCCAGCGCGCGACCTGGCCCAGGGCGGTCTCCAGGACGTACTCGGTCAGCCGGGGCATCAGCCCGGAGCTCTCGGCCATGGAGATGAACTCGTCCGGCGGCACCCTGCCCCGGTCCGGGTGGACCCAGCGCACCAGCGCCTCCAGGCCCGCCACATGCCCGTCGAAGCCGACCTTGGGCTGGTAGTGCAGCTCGACGTCGCCCGCGTCCAGGGCGCGCCGCAGATCGCCGAGCAGCCCGAGCCGGTCGGGGGTGTTGCCGTCGCGCCGGGCCTCGTAGAGCTCGACTCCGCTGCGGTCCCGCTTGGCCTGGTACATCGCGACGTCGGCGCGGCGCAGCAGCCCCTCGGCGTCCAGTGCGTGGTCGGGGTAGACGGCGACCCCGGCGCTGGCCTCCAGCACCAGGGTCAGTCCGTCGAGGTCGAGGGGGGAGCCGAGGTCGCCGACGAGGACGCGGGCGCTGCGCTGGGCGCTGGTGAGCGAGTCGGTGGTGGGCAGCAGCACCGCGAACTCGTCGCCGCCGAGCCGGGCCACCTCCGCCCCGCGGGGCAGGGCGAGCCGCAGCCGCTCGGCGATCTGCAGCAGCAGCCGGTCACCGGCCAGATGGCCCAGGGTGTCGTTGACCGAACGGAAGCGGTCGAGGTCCAGCAGGACCAGCGCGGTGCGGGTGCCGGCCCGCTCGGACTCGTCCAGCGCGGTCCAGGTGCGCTCCAGCAGCCATTGGCGGTTGGGCAGCCCGGTGAGCGGGTCGCGCAACTGCTCCTCGGCGCGGACCCGGGCGATCCACAGCGTGGAGTCCAGGGCGACCAGCGGCACCGCGAACAGCGGGAGCAGCAGCGGGGTGTCCCCGGCGACGACCACGATGAGCGGGGCGATGCCGAGGAGCGCGATGCCGACGAGGGCCTGCCGGAAGAGGGCGGTGCGGGCGACGGTGGGCAGTCCGGCGCCGGGCGGGGCGAGGGAGCACCACAGCAGTGCGCGGGTCACCGCGAGATAGACGAAGGCGGCCAGGGCCGTCTGGGGGATGGCGGAGACGTCCCAGGTGTCGGTGCGCCAGGGGTGTTCGACCGAGGGGGTGGTGCCGAAGGCGGCGAGGGTGAGGGCGGCCGCGCCGACCCCGAGAATGTCGACCGCGCCGTGCAGGACGGCCTGCCGCCATCGGTGCCGGCGGGCGGCGCCGACCAGGACGACCACGGCGAGGCTCACCAGCACGGCCGGAATCCAGCCGTAGAGCAGCAGCGCGGCCAGGGTTAACGCGGCCCCGGAACCGGTGCCGCCCCACCAGCGGTCGCGCCCGAGGGCGACCAGATGGCCGACGATGATTCCGGTGAGCACGGCGAGCGACCAGCCCACGGTGCCGTCGGGAAAGAGCGCATTGCCCGCGTCGAGCACTCGGAATACCCCGATGCCGAGTGCGAAAGCCGCCATGGCGACCGCCGCGGCCGGCAGCGCGGGCAGCACGGCCCGGCGCAGCCGCGACGCCGGGGCGGCGCTTTCGGTCGGTTTCATACCCGTCCCTCTCACAGCCGGCGGTGCCAGCGCCACGGCGGGCGCACACCTCAACAGTAGGCGGCAGAAGGGGAAGACGGGCGGCGATCGGCGACGGTTCCCCGAATGCCGCCCGACGATCCATGACCTTCTGCTATGCGCTGTAAGGGTGATGCCCGCCGGCTGTACCCGGGAAGTGCTCCCAGTCGTAATCCGGCCAGCTTTGCACCCGCCGGGCGGACAAGATGGCCGGACCACTGCGCCGGATGGGTGGAGCGGCTACTCCAACCGCCGCTCCACGGGCCGTCCGTGCTACTCGGCGGACTCTTCCGGAGGCGTCATCGCGACCTCTCTCGCCGCGTCCGGTCCCTGTTCGAGGAGGACGCCAAATCCTTCCTCATCGAGCACGGGAACCTTCACCTGCATCGCTTTGTCGTACTTCGAGCCCGGATTGTCGCCGACTACCACGAAATCGGTCTTTTTCGAAACCGATCCGGTGACTTTGGCACCACGGCTCTGCAGCGCCTCTTTGGCCCCATCTCGGGTGTACGACTGGAGCGTTCCGGTGACGACGACGGTGAGGCTCTCCAGCGGACGAGGGCCTTCGTCCTCGCCGCCCTCCTCCTCCAGCCGGACCCCGGCCCGCCGCCATTTCTCCAGGATCTCGCGGTGCCAGTCGACCGCGAACCACTCCTTGAGCGAGGCGGCGATGGTCGGCCCCACCCCCTCCACGGCCGCCAGCTCCTCCTCGCCCGCCTCGGCGATCCGGTCCAGCGAGCGGAATTCACGGGCCAGTGCGGTGGCGGCGACGGGGCCGACATGACGGATCGAAAGGCCGGTGATGATCCGGGCCAGCGGGCGCTCCTTGGCCGCCTCGATATTGGCCAGCATCGCCAGGGCGTTCTTCTTCGCCTCGCCCTTCTGGGTGGCGAAGAAGGTGACGACCTTCTCCTCGCCGGTCTCGGGATCGCGCTTGGGCAGTCCGCTGTCCGGGTCCAGTACATACGACCGAATGGGCAGCAATTGTTCGATCTTCAGATCGAACAGATCGCCCTCGTCCTTCACCGGTGGATCGGTCGGTTCCAGCGGCTGGGTGAGGGCGGCGGCGGCGACATAGCCGAGATTCTCGATGTCGAGGGATTTCCGCCCGGCGAGATAGAAAATCCGCTCGCGCAGCTGCGCCGGGCAGGACCGGCTGTTGGGACACCGCAGATCGACATCGCCCTCCTTGGCGGGCTGCAGCGGCGTATCGCACTCGGGGCAGGTGGCCGGCATCACGAATTCCCGCTCGCTGCCGTCCCGCAGATCGACGACCGGGCCCAGGATTTCCGGAATGACGTCGCCCGCTTTGCGCAGCACCACGGTGTCACCGATCAGCACACCTTTGGCCTTGACGACATCCTGGTTGTGCAGCGTCGCGAATTCGACCTCCGAGCCCGCGACCGTGATCGGCTCGACCACCGCATAAGGCGTCACCCGCCCCGTGCGCCCCACGCCCACCCGGATGTCGACCAGCTTGGTGTTGACCTCCTCGGGCGGGAACTTCCAGGCGATCGCCCAGCGCGGCGCCCGCGAGGTGGAGCCCAGCCGCCCCTGCAGCGGGATCTCGTCCAGCTTGACGACCGCGCCGTCGATCTCGTGCTCCACCGAGTGCCGGTGGTCGCTGTCCCCGTAGTACGCGATGTACTCGCGCACGGCCTCGATCGTGTCCACCACTTTGAAGTGGGCGGCGGTGGGCAGCCCCCATTCGTGCAGCAGCTCGTACGCCTGCGACAGCCGGTCGATGTCGAAGCCGTCGCGCGCGCCGATGCCGTGCACCACCATGTCCAGCGGCCGGGAGGCGGTGACCTTCGGGTCCTTCTGGCGCAGTGAACCGGCCGCCGCGTTCCGCGGGTTGGCGAACGGTGGCTTGCCCGCCTCGACCAGACCGGCGTTCAGCTCCTCGAATCGCTCGCGGGCCAGGAAGACCTCACCGCGCACCTCCACCAGCGCCGGGATCCGGTCGCCCGTCAGCCGGTTGGGGATCTTGGCGATCGTGCGCACATTGGGGGTGATGTCCTCGCCGGTGCGGCCGTCGCCACGGGTCGCGGCGCGGGTCAGCCGCCCGTGCTCATAGGTGAGGTTGACCGCGAGGCCGTCCACCTTCAGCTCGCACAGGAAGTGGTAGGCGCCGCTGCCCAGCTCCTTGGCGATGCGGTCCGCCCAGGTGGCCAGCTCCTCGTCGTCGAACGCGTTGTCGAGGCTGAGCATCCGCTCGCGGTGCGCGACCTCGGTGAACTCCGTCTCGTACGCCCCCGCGACCTTCTGGGTCGGCGAGTCGGGCGTACGCAGCGCGGGGGTCTCCTCCTCCAGCGCCTCCAGCTCGCGCATGAGCTTGTCGAACTCCGCGTCGCTGACGACGGGCGCGTCCTTCACGTAGTACCGGAAGCGGTGCTCCTCGATCTGCTCAGCGAGCCTGGCGTGCCTCTCCCGCACCTCGGCGGGGACCTTCGACTGCTGTTCGCCGGCCACCGTGTCGTCCTCCCGTTACTCAGGGTTGTCCGCGAGCGATCTCGCCGCCCGGACGCAGTGGGCCAGCGCGGCGCGGGCGTACCCGGGCGAGGCGCCCGCGAGCCCGCACGACGGGGTGATCACCACGGATTCCGCGAGAGTCTCCGGTGACAGCCCCAGCCTGCGCCACAGCGTCCTGACACCACTGACGCTACCGGCAGGGTCCGACAATGGGGCATCGGTGCCGGGTACCGCGCCGATGAGCAGCGCCGTACCGCCCTCCACGGCCTCCCCGATCGCCTCCTCCTCACTCTCCGTGAGGAGCGACAGGGGAAAGGAGATGCCCTCGACGCCCGCGCGCCGCAGCAGCCCGAACGGCACGGCGGGCGCGCACGAGTGCACCACCACCGGCCCGCCGGCCGCCTCCACCAGAGTCCGCAGCGCGCCCTCGACCACGCCCCGGTCCACGGCGGCGTGGGTGCGGTAGCCGCTGGCGCTGCGGACGCTCCCGCGCAGCACCGAGGTCAGCGACGGCTCGTCGAGCTGCAGCACCACCTCGGCGCCCGGCACCCGGCGGCGCACCTCCGCCAGATGGGCGCGGCACCCTTCGACGAGCGAGGCCGTCAGATCACGGCAGGCGCCCGGGTCGCTCAGCGCGACCTCGCCGCCGCGCAGTTCGAGGGAGGCGGCCAGGGTCCAGGGGCCCACGGCCGACACCTTGAGCGCACCCTGGTACCCCTGGGTGAACTCCTCCAGCGCGTCCAGGTCCTCGCCCATCCAGGCGCGGGCCCGCCGGGTATCCCGGCCCGGCCGGTCGCTGATCCGCCAGCCGCTCGGCTCCACATGCGCGTACAGCTCAGCCAGCATCCCGGCGGTGCGCCCGATCATGTCCGCGCCGGGCCCCCGCGCGGGCAGCTCCGGAAGATACGGCAGGGCCTCCAGCGACCCGGTGACGGTCTTCACGGCCTCCCGCGCGTCGCCGCCCGGCATCGACCCGACGCCGCTGGCGGCCCCGGGGCCCCAGTGGTGCGTATTGGTGCTCTTCTCACTCACGTAAGCGCTCCGCTGAAAGCGTTGATATGCCGTCGGTCGTCCGCGGCAACGTTGTGGCTGATCGCGCAGTTCCCCGCGCCCCTCGGGTGCACCTCTCGGGGGCACCTCTCGCGGCGCACCCGAACCGCAGCCGACCTCTGCGCCGAGACGGCTCAGCCGCGGGGGCGGACCTGGAGGTCGGTGATTTCGGCGTCGCGCGGCAGGTCGAGCGCGGTCAGGATGGTCGTCGCCACGGTCCCGGGCTCCATCCAGCGCTCCGCGTCGTACTCCTTGCCCTCCTGCTGGTGCACCTTCACCTGCATCGGGGTGGCCGTGCGCCCCGGGTAGACCGTGGTCACCCGGAGGCCGTTGTCGCTCTCCTCCCAGCGCAGCGCGTCGGCCAGCGCCTTGAGCCCGTGCTTGCTGGCGGCGTACGCGGCCCACTGGGCGTTGGCGCGCAGCCCGGCCCCGGAGTTGACGAAGATGACATGCCCCTGGGCGAGCCGCAGTTGCGGCAGCAGCAGGCGGGTCAGCTCGGCGGGAGCCACGAGGTTGGCGTTGAGCTGGCGGGTCCACGCCTTCGGGGTCAGCTCACCGACCTCGCCCAGGTCGACCACCCCGGCGATGTGCAGCAGCGAGTCGAGCCGGTCGGGCAGCGTCTGGTGACCCAGCGCCCAGGAGAGCCGGTCCGGGTCCGCCAGGTCGCCGACGACCGTCCGCACGCCCGGGAACCGCTCCGTCAGCTCCTTCGCCCGCCCGGCGTCCCGCGCCAGCAGCCACAGCTCCTCGCCGCGCTCGGCCAGCCGCTCGGTGACCGCCGCGCCGATGCCCGAGCCTGCCCCAGTGATCAGATGCGTTCCCATGCTCCCCAGCTTGCCTCACCGCCGGACACGCCCCGACAACGGTCCCGGCTTGGCGCGATCCCATGCCCGAAACCCGGGCGGACTTCCCGCCGGGCGCCCCCGTCCTGTAACGGGACCGGTAACGT
Coding sequences:
- the gatC gene encoding Asp-tRNA(Asn)/Glu-tRNA(Gln) amidotransferase subunit GatC, whose product is MPGITREEVAHLARLARLELKAEELDHFAGQLDDIIGAVARVSEVADQDVPPTSHPLPLTNVMRADEVRPSLTPQQALACAPAQEQQRFKVPQILGEE
- the ligA gene encoding NAD-dependent DNA ligase LigA codes for the protein MAGEQQSKVPAEVRERHARLAEQIEEHRFRYYVKDAPVVSDAEFDKLMRELEALEEETPALRTPDSPTQKVAGAYETEFTEVAHRERMLSLDNAFDDEELATWADRIAKELGSGAYHFLCELKVDGLAVNLTYEHGRLTRAATRGDGRTGEDITPNVRTIAKIPNRLTGDRIPALVEVRGEVFLARERFEELNAGLVEAGKPPFANPRNAAAGSLRQKDPKVTASRPLDMVVHGIGARDGFDIDRLSQAYELLHEWGLPTAAHFKVVDTIEAVREYIAYYGDSDHRHSVEHEIDGAVVKLDEIPLQGRLGSTSRAPRWAIAWKFPPEEVNTKLVDIRVGVGRTGRVTPYAVVEPITVAGSEVEFATLHNQDVVKAKGVLIGDTVVLRKAGDVIPEILGPVVDLRDGSEREFVMPATCPECDTPLQPAKEGDVDLRCPNSRSCPAQLRERIFYLAGRKSLDIENLGYVAAAALTQPLEPTDPPVKDEGDLFDLKIEQLLPIRSYVLDPDSGLPKRDPETGEEKVVTFFATQKGEAKKNALAMLANIEAAKERPLARIITGLSIRHVGPVAATALAREFRSLDRIAEAGEEELAAVEGVGPTIAASLKEWFAVDWHREILEKWRRAGVRLEEEGGEDEGPRPLESLTVVVTGTLQSYTRDGAKEALQSRGAKVTGSVSKKTDFVVVGDNPGSKYDKAMQVKVPVLDEEGFGVLLEQGPDAAREVAMTPPEESAE
- a CDS encoding SDR family oxidoreductase, translated to MGTHLITGAGSGIGAAVTERLAERGEELWLLARDAGRAKELTERFPGVRTVVGDLADPDRLSWALGHQTLPDRLDSLLHIAGVVDLGEVGELTPKAWTRQLNANLVAPAELTRLLLPQLRLAQGHVIFVNSGAGLRANAQWAAYAASKHGLKALADALRWEESDNGLRVTTVYPGRTATPMQVKVHQQEGKEYDAERWMEPGTVATTILTALDLPRDAEITDLQVRPRG
- a CDS encoding putative bifunctional diguanylate cyclase/phosphodiesterase; translation: MKPTESAAPASRLRRAVLPALPAAAVAMAAFALGIGVFRVLDAGNALFPDGTVGWSLAVLTGIIVGHLVALGRDRWWGGTGSGAALTLAALLLYGWIPAVLVSLAVVVLVGAARRHRWRQAVLHGAVDILGVGAAALTLAAFGTTPSVEHPWRTDTWDVSAIPQTALAAFVYLAVTRALLWCSLAPPGAGLPTVARTALFRQALVGIALLGIAPLIVVVAGDTPLLLPLFAVPLVALDSTLWIARVRAEEQLRDPLTGLPNRQWLLERTWTALDESERAGTRTALVLLDLDRFRSVNDTLGHLAGDRLLLQIAERLRLALPRGAEVARLGGDEFAVLLPTTDSLTSAQRSARVLVGDLGSPLDLDGLTLVLEASAGVAVYPDHALDAEGLLRRADVAMYQAKRDRSGVELYEARRDGNTPDRLGLLGDLRRALDAGDVELHYQPKVGFDGHVAGLEALVRWVHPDRGRVPPDEFISMAESSGLMPRLTEYVLETALGQVARWRADGLEVPVAVNVSPRDVHTPGFAGAVAGRLARHGVPAGALQLEITEHVLLEDPQRAADTLAGLTGHGVKMSLDDFGTGYSSLVHLRRLPVSELKIDRSFVARLAVDNEDAEIVRCTVDLAHSLGLLVVAEGVEDDETWERLRDLGCDAVQGWLVAAAMPPDETTAWLRARGEGGWHRETAEPSDQAQAPAEEDADQPVT
- a CDS encoding methionine synthase: MPGGDAREAVKTVTGSLEALPYLPELPARGPGADMIGRTAGMLAELYAHVEPSGWRISDRPGRDTRRARAWMGEDLDALEEFTQGYQGALKVSAVGPWTLAASLELRGGEVALSDPGACRDLTASLVEGCRAHLAEVRRRVPGAEVVLQLDEPSLTSVLRGSVRSASGYRTHAAVDRGVVEGALRTLVEAAGGPVVVHSCAPAVPFGLLRRAGVEGISFPLSLLTESEEEAIGEAVEGGTALLIGAVPGTDAPLSDPAGSVSGVRTLWRRLGLSPETLAESVVITPSCGLAGASPGYARAALAHCVRAARSLADNPE